In Taeniopygia guttata chromosome 7, bTaeGut7.mat, whole genome shotgun sequence, a single window of DNA contains:
- the LOC100222284 gene encoding caspase-8 isoform X2: MLDILTEMEKKGLLGKDNLSMLKSLCEKINISLWNRIEDGLKLFGQEEVLITEEQRGSTGCPGGHLVSSVAPGPPGSFNDSSQLLEAYKMTSRPCGVCLILNNHNFAKAREGVLEHKHMKDRNGTDVDAAALRNVFSKLHFRVEEYRDLTAEEIRETVNIFQSADHEDKDCFVCCILSHGKKGIIYGVDGQEVPIRELTTSFTAQNCSSLAGKPKVFFIQACQGDAFHKGVAIETDSVEEDSSLERDARFQLDCIPAEADFLLGMATLQDYVSYRSPKEGTWYIQALCQHLEYSCPRGEDVLTILTAVNQEVSKKTCERDAKKQMPQPSFTLRKRLIFPVN; encoded by the exons ATGCTTGACATTCTCACTGAGATGGAGAAGAAGGGCCTTCTGGGGAAAGACAACCTAAGTATGCTGAAGAGTCTCTGTGAAAAAATTAACATCAGCCTGTGGAACAGAATTGAAGATGGATTAAAGCTGTTCg GCCAAGAAGAGGTGCTCATCACAGAAGAACAGAGGGGCAGCACAGGATGCCCTGGGGGACATCTGGTGTCATCTGTAGCACCTGGTCCTCCTGGCAGTTTTAATGACTCTTCCCAG ctgcttgAAGCTTACAAAATGACCAGTCGACCCTGTGGAGTATGCCTGATCCTGAATAATCATAATTTTGCGAAAGCTAGGGAAGGAGTGCTGGAACACAAACACATGAAGGATCGGAATGGGACAGATGTGGATGCAG CGGCTCTGAGGAATGTCTTTAGCAAGCTTCATTTTAGAGTAGAAGAATATAGAGACCTCACTGCAGAAGAAATCCGTGAGACTGTGAACATCTTCCAGAGTGCAGACCACGAGGACAAAGACTGTTTTGTTTGCTGTATCCTGTCCCATGGGAAAAAAGGCATTATATATGGTGTTGATGGGCAGGAAGTACCTATCAGGGAACTGACCACTTCCTTCACTGCACAGAATTGCAGTTCACTTGCTGGAAAACCAAAAGTTTTTTTTATTCAGGCCTGCCAAGGTGATGCTTTCCATAAAGGTGTGGCCATCGAAACAGATTCTGTAGAGGAAGATTCTTCTCTAGAGCGAGATGCGAGGTTTCAGCTCGACTGCATCCCTGCAGAGGCAGACTTCCTCCTGGGCATGGCCACCCTGCAGGATTACGTCTCCTACAGAAGTCCCAAGGAGGGAACCTGGTACATACAGGCACTGTGCCAGCACTTGGAGTACAGCTGTCCTCG AGGGGAAGATGTTCTCACCATTCTGACAGCAGTAAATCAAGAAGTGAGCAAAAAAACTTGTGAGCGGGATGCAAAGAAGCAGATGCCGCAACCCAGTTTCACGCTGAGGAAGAGGCTCATCTTTCCTGTCAACTAA
- the LOC100222284 gene encoding caspase-8 isoform X1 gives MELPRGLLLAVSDELDRAELAALKFLSRDHLPRRRLEAVRSPYDLFEALQENCLLEAGNLAFLRELLYHIGRIDLLVAHLGSSREQVEKELRAPGGARVPPFRYLLFQLFEDVTEDELMSFKLLLVNELPKSKLTRETTMLDILTEMEKKGLLGKDNLSMLKSLCEKINISLWNRIEDGLKLFGQEEVLITEEQRGSTGCPGGHLVSSVAPGPPGSFNDSSQLLEAYKMTSRPCGVCLILNNHNFAKAREGVLEHKHMKDRNGTDVDAAALRNVFSKLHFRVEEYRDLTAEEIRETVNIFQSADHEDKDCFVCCILSHGKKGIIYGVDGQEVPIRELTTSFTAQNCSSLAGKPKVFFIQACQGDAFHKGVAIETDSVEEDSSLERDARFQLDCIPAEADFLLGMATLQDYVSYRSPKEGTWYIQALCQHLEYSCPRGEDVLTILTAVNQEVSKKTCERDAKKQMPQPSFTLRKRLIFPVN, from the exons ATGGAGCTGCCgcgggggctgctgctggccgtCAGCGATGAGCTGGACCGGGCCGAGCTGGCGGCGCTCAAGTTCCTCAGCCGGGACCACCTCCCCCGGAGGAGGCTGGAGGCCGTGCGGAGCCCGTACGACTTGTTCGAAGCGCTGCAGGAGAACTGCTTGCTGGAGGCGGGGAACCTGGCCTtcctcagggagctgctctaCCACATCGGGCGGATCGACCTCCTGGTTGCCCACCTGGGCTCCAGCCGGGAGCAGGTGGAGAAGGAGCTGCGGGCGCCGGGCGGGGCGCGGGTGCCGCCCTTCAG ATACTTGCTCTTTCAGCTGTTTGAAGATGTCACCGAAGATGAGCTGATGTCTTTCAAGTTACTTTTGGTCAACGAATTGCCAAAAAGCAAGCTAACCCGTGAGACT ACAATGCTTGACATTCTCACTGAGATGGAGAAGAAGGGCCTTCTGGGGAAAGACAACCTAAGTATGCTGAAGAGTCTCTGTGAAAAAATTAACATCAGCCTGTGGAACAGAATTGAAGATGGATTAAAGCTGTTCg GCCAAGAAGAGGTGCTCATCACAGAAGAACAGAGGGGCAGCACAGGATGCCCTGGGGGACATCTGGTGTCATCTGTAGCACCTGGTCCTCCTGGCAGTTTTAATGACTCTTCCCAG ctgcttgAAGCTTACAAAATGACCAGTCGACCCTGTGGAGTATGCCTGATCCTGAATAATCATAATTTTGCGAAAGCTAGGGAAGGAGTGCTGGAACACAAACACATGAAGGATCGGAATGGGACAGATGTGGATGCAG CGGCTCTGAGGAATGTCTTTAGCAAGCTTCATTTTAGAGTAGAAGAATATAGAGACCTCACTGCAGAAGAAATCCGTGAGACTGTGAACATCTTCCAGAGTGCAGACCACGAGGACAAAGACTGTTTTGTTTGCTGTATCCTGTCCCATGGGAAAAAAGGCATTATATATGGTGTTGATGGGCAGGAAGTACCTATCAGGGAACTGACCACTTCCTTCACTGCACAGAATTGCAGTTCACTTGCTGGAAAACCAAAAGTTTTTTTTATTCAGGCCTGCCAAGGTGATGCTTTCCATAAAGGTGTGGCCATCGAAACAGATTCTGTAGAGGAAGATTCTTCTCTAGAGCGAGATGCGAGGTTTCAGCTCGACTGCATCCCTGCAGAGGCAGACTTCCTCCTGGGCATGGCCACCCTGCAGGATTACGTCTCCTACAGAAGTCCCAAGGAGGGAACCTGGTACATACAGGCACTGTGCCAGCACTTGGAGTACAGCTGTCCTCG AGGGGAAGATGTTCTCACCATTCTGACAGCAGTAAATCAAGAAGTGAGCAAAAAAACTTGTGAGCGGGATGCAAAGAAGCAGATGCCGCAACCCAGTTTCACGCTGAGGAAGAGGCTCATCTTTCCTGTCAACTAA
- the LOC100223333 gene encoding caspase-8, which yields MSTDFRKLLFEVSEALVTEELSALKFLSLDHVPRRKLEAIHEPKAFFEVLQEKDMIGAGNLFFLKELLYRIHRIDLLSTPLGCSREEMERELQLPGRAQVSAYRQLLYGIAEDLTSEDVRSVKFLLQKQLPKNKLQENASMLQVFLEMEIKGIIKEDNMTTLKDILQRFRADIKKKIDAYEEKKKENYSREEVRYPVCVSAHPEEQGAEGEATKQHAKIYKMKNNPHGYCLILNNHIFKNPHYNREGTLQDGEAVKRVFKWLQFETSEYMDLEGKKIYETVKEYSKKDHRNMDCFVCFIFSHGEKYKIKGVDDECVNIDDLVSCFTGTNCPSLAGKPKVFIIQACQGSEHHPAVAVESDSSGQLEVDASPLTSIPDKADILIGMATVEDCLAYRSCKTGSVYIQSLCEKMELLCPLRFDLASILTEVNNAVARKELGGSKQMPKITSTLLKQLIFEVPQ from the exons ATGAGTACAGATTTCCGCAAACTGCTTTTTGAAGTTTCTGAGGCTTTGGTGACAGAGGAACTGTCAGCTCTTAAATTCCTCAGCCTGGACCATGTCCCCAGGAGGAAGTTGGAAGCCATCCATGAGCCCAAGGCCTTCTTTGAAGTGCTGCAGGAGAAAGACATGATCGGGGCAGGGAACCTGTTCTTCCTGAAGGAGCTGCTCTACCGGATCCATCGGATCGACCTTCTGAGTAcccccctgggctgcagccgcgaggagatggagagagagctgcagctcccgggcAGGGCACAGGTGTCAGCTTACAG GCAACTGCTGTATGGAATTGCAGAGGACTTGACTTCAGAAGATGTCAGAAGTGTGAAGTTCCTGCTCCAAAAACAATTACCAAAAAACAAGCTCCAGGAAAATGCT TCAATGTTGCAGGTCTTtctggaaatggaaataaaagggaTAATTAAAGAAGATAACATGACAACGCTGAAAGATATATTACAGAGATTTAGAGCtgacataaagaaaaaaattgatgcctatgaagaaaaaaaaaaag AAAATTATTCTAGGGAAGAAGTCCGCTatcctgtgtgtgtgtctgcacaTCCAGAGGAACAAGGAGCAGAGGGGGAGGCAACAAAACAG cATGCGAAGATATATAAGATGAAAAATAACCCCCATGGTTACTGTTTAATTCTTAACaaccacatttttaaaaatccacattacAATAGAGAGGGAACATTGCAAGATGGAG aggctGTGAAGAGGGTCTTTAAGTGGCTTCAGTTTGAGACATCTGAGTACATGGatctagaaggaaaaaaaatatatgagaCCGTTAAAGAATACAGCAAGAAAGATCATAGAAATATGGACTGTTTtgtttgcttcattttctcccatggtgaaaaatacaaaataaaaggtGTTGATGATGAGTGCGTAAACATTGACGATTTAGTCTCCTGCTTCACTGGAACTAATTGTCCTTCTCTTGCTGGCAAACCCAAGGTGTTTATCATCCAGGCTTGCCAAGGCTCTGAACATCATCCGGCTGTTGCAGTAGAATCAGACTCTTCTGGACAGCTTGAGGTGGATGCTAGTCCTTTGACTTCCATTCCTGATAAGGCTGATATTCTGATTGGCATGGCTACAGTGGAGGACTGCTTGGCCTACCGCAGTTGTAAGACTGGCAGTGTTTACATTCAGTCCCTCTGTGAGAAGATGGAGTTGCTTTGCCCACT GCGCTTTGATCTCGCATCCATCCTGACAGAAGTGAACAATGCAGTGGCAAGAAAAGAATTAGGAGGATCTAAGCAGATGCCAAAGATAACATCAACACTACTGAAGCAACTGATCTTTGAAGTTCCACAATGA